The Terriglobia bacterium genome includes a region encoding these proteins:
- a CDS encoding TCP-1/cpn60 chaperonin family protein yields the protein QTLKAEGDEQIGIDIIRKATEEPLRQISGNAGFEGAIIIEKVRANADPNFGFNAATGQYEDLVKSGVIDPTKVTRSALQHAASISALMLTTEAMICEIPEKKAPAGPPGGHGPEMDY from the coding sequence CAAACGCTCAAAGCCGAGGGCGACGAGCAGATCGGTATCGATATCATCCGCAAGGCAACCGAAGAGCCGCTGCGTCAGATCTCTGGCAACGCCGGTTTCGAAGGCGCCATCATCATCGAAAAGGTTCGCGCCAACGCGGACCCCAATTTCGGCTTCAATGCCGCTACTGGCCAGTACGAAGACCTGGTGAAATCCGGTGTCATCGACCCGACCAAAGTCACCCGCTCCGCTCTGCAGCACGCCGCTTCAATCAGCGCTCTCATGCTGACCACCGAAGCAATGATCTGCGAAATCCCGGAGAAGAAGGCGCCTGCTGGACCTCCCGGCGGCCACGGGCCGGAGATGGATTACTAA
- a CDS encoding DUF6496 domain-containing protein, whose protein sequence is MATKKKTSSGSTPRSKGIVKKKMKRTMDEYKHHKLESGRSGKKVKSRKQAIAIGLSEARRSGADIPSSPTKRKASKRKSSTKKTSKKT, encoded by the coding sequence ATGGCAACCAAGAAGAAGACATCTTCGGGCTCAACGCCACGCTCGAAGGGCATCGTGAAAAAGAAGATGAAGCGCACGATGGATGAATACAAGCACCACAAACTGGAGTCGGGGCGGAGCGGCAAAAAAGTGAAGAGCCGGAAACAGGCGATCGCAATCGGGTTGAGCGAGGCGCGCCGCTCGGGGGCCGATATCCCCTCTTCTCCAACGAAACGCAAGGCGAGCAAACGCAAGTCCTCGACGAAAAAAACCTCGAAGAAGACCTAG
- a CDS encoding PEP-CTERM sorting domain-containing protein → MKLFIRFSATLACALLFRAPAASINNGGFESGFAGWTRADQAGSDGTFALQTGMVSPVNGTAVPAPPGGSTAAMTDAQGPGAHVLYQTFTVTAPVPQSVLSFDLFIGNRAAAFSTSNSLDFATPTLNQQARVDILAGGADPFSVSAADLLMNLFQTTTGDALVSGYSHHASDITTLLNSHLNTPLMLRFAETDNVFTFQLGVDNVDIQETAVPEPSSMWLLMAGALFAVARIRQRAG, encoded by the coding sequence ATGAAGCTATTTATCAGGTTTTCGGCAACGCTTGCCTGCGCGCTATTATTTCGTGCGCCGGCGGCTTCTATCAATAACGGCGGTTTCGAATCCGGATTTGCCGGTTGGACACGAGCCGATCAAGCCGGGAGCGATGGGACCTTCGCCTTGCAAACCGGCATGGTGAGTCCGGTGAATGGGACGGCGGTGCCTGCGCCCCCCGGAGGTTCTACAGCCGCGATGACCGACGCGCAAGGGCCTGGCGCTCATGTGCTTTACCAGACCTTCACGGTGACTGCGCCGGTTCCCCAGTCTGTCCTGAGCTTCGACCTGTTCATTGGAAACCGGGCGGCGGCTTTTTCCACGTCCAATAGCCTCGACTTTGCGACGCCGACCCTCAATCAACAGGCGCGCGTGGACATTCTTGCGGGAGGGGCGGATCCGTTCAGCGTGTCGGCGGCCGACCTGCTGATGAACCTGTTCCAAACCACGACCGGCGATGCGCTGGTGTCCGGATATAGCCACCACGCTTCCGACATCACCACGCTGCTGAATAGTCATCTGAACACGCCGTTAATGCTGCGGTTCGCCGAGACGGACAACGTGTTTACTTTCCAATTGGGGGTCGACAACGTGGATATTCAGGAGACCGCCGTGCCGGAGCCGTCGTCCATGTGGCTGTTGATGGCGGGTGCGCTTTTCGCAGTTGCGCGCATCCGGCAGCGGGCCGGCTGA